The following are encoded in a window of Streptomyces sp. SAT1 genomic DNA:
- a CDS encoding DNA-binding protein NsdB: protein MTGQPNARLADLFGLAGWSKGELARLVNRQAAAMGHPQLATDTSRVRRWIDMGEIPRDPVPRVLAALFTERLGRVVTIEDLGLVRHGRTGRRQGDGEAEHPDGMPWAPEQTAAVLTEFTGMDLMLNRRGLVGAGAALTAGSALSGALHDWLHTEPALTGDAPPLDHPLNADPAGFDRYDAAPVGAEEVEELERSVEVFRAWDAARGGGLQRKAVVGQLNEVGGMLAYRHPAHLQRRLWGVAANLAVLAGWMSHDVGLEPTAQKYFVIATHAAREGGDRPRAGEALSRAARQKVHLGRPDEALDLMKLAQSGSGDRLQPRTKAMFHTIEAWAQAAMGKGQAMRRTLGRAEDLFVADRGDGEPLPWMQTFKAEDLYGMQALAYRTLAEFDPDAAVHAQHYAEKALALRIDGRERSKIFDHLSMASACFIADDPEQADRYARLALMSMGSNSSRRTWDRLREMYRLTAQYAGYPRIHELREEIRLAMPRPRGKGAGGTPV, encoded by the coding sequence GTGACAGGACAACCCAACGCCCGTCTCGCGGATCTGTTCGGCCTGGCCGGCTGGTCCAAGGGGGAGCTCGCGAGGCTGGTCAACCGGCAGGCGGCGGCCATGGGCCACCCCCAGCTGGCGACCGACACCTCCCGGGTACGGCGCTGGATCGACATGGGAGAGATCCCGCGCGATCCCGTGCCACGGGTGCTGGCGGCCCTGTTCACCGAGCGTCTCGGCCGTGTCGTGACCATCGAGGATCTCGGTCTGGTACGGCACGGGCGCACGGGGAGACGGCAGGGCGACGGGGAAGCGGAACATCCCGACGGCATGCCGTGGGCGCCCGAGCAGACCGCCGCGGTCCTCACCGAATTCACGGGAATGGACCTCATGCTCAACCGACGCGGCTTGGTGGGCGCGGGTGCCGCGCTCACCGCGGGATCAGCACTCAGCGGTGCCCTGCACGACTGGCTGCACACCGAACCGGCCCTGACGGGCGACGCCCCCCCACTCGACCACCCCCTCAACGCCGACCCCGCCGGATTCGACCGCTACGACGCCGCCCCGGTCGGGGCGGAGGAGGTCGAGGAACTGGAACGCTCCGTGGAGGTGTTCCGCGCCTGGGACGCCGCGCGCGGCGGCGGCCTCCAGCGCAAGGCGGTGGTGGGCCAGCTCAACGAGGTGGGCGGCATGCTCGCCTACCGCCACCCCGCCCATCTCCAGCGGCGCCTGTGGGGCGTCGCCGCCAACCTCGCCGTGCTGGCCGGCTGGATGTCGCACGACGTCGGCCTGGAACCCACCGCCCAGAAGTACTTCGTCATCGCCACCCACGCCGCGCGCGAGGGCGGCGACCGGCCCCGCGCGGGTGAGGCGCTGTCGCGCGCGGCCCGCCAGAAGGTGCACCTGGGCCGGCCCGACGAGGCGCTGGACCTGATGAAGCTCGCCCAGTCCGGTTCCGGCGACCGGCTCCAGCCGCGCACCAAGGCGATGTTCCACACCATCGAGGCCTGGGCGCAGGCCGCGATGGGCAAGGGACAGGCCATGCGCCGCACCCTCGGCCGCGCCGAGGACCTGTTCGTCGCCGACAGGGGCGACGGCGAACCGCTGCCCTGGATGCAGACCTTCAAGGCCGAGGACCTGTACGGGATGCAGGCGCTCGCCTACCGCACACTGGCGGAGTTCGACCCGGACGCGGCCGTGCACGCCCAGCACTACGCGGAGAAGGCGCTCGCGCTGCGGATCGACGGCCGTGAGCGGTCGAAGATCTTCGACCATCTGTCCATGGCCTCCGCCTGCTTCATCGCGGACGACCCGGAGCAGGCGGACCGCTACGCGCGGCTGGCCCTGATGTCGATGGGGTCCAACTCCTCGCGGCGCACCTGGGACCGGCTGCGCGAGATGTACCGGCTCACCGCCCAGTACGCCGGGTATCCGAGGATCCACGAGCTGCGCGAGGAGATCCGCCTCGCCATGCCCCGGCCCCGGGGCAAGGGCGCGGGCGGCACACCGGTGTAG
- a CDS encoding aminoglycoside phosphotransferase family protein, translating to MYAASSSVSAPPRPLRPRPGVGGPLLDPARPPAPVLGVGRPRRAAGLGTPPLSGRLDLSGPQGAPLRTALASVQRICPEFAPVQVLRRSGRSVLLVGTTGRATAVAKCLLDPSREWAERYRHEIAVYRSFVRHRPPVRVPRLIAADPDNCTLVIERAPGRVAALQRHPSQTPPRADIRAALGALCRLNTWRPPAGTFDAPLDYAAEIARFHELGLLTDRDMGDLQKLLHGIAHAAGRQGMAQFCHGDALLANILLSPAGPVLVDWEHAGWYLPGYDLATLWSVLGQAPEARRQISQLAQAAGPGARDAFLVNLMLVLTREIRTYETAVQRSMHDPAPAAPGMPHPAAAPAGEEQRLLLRRLHDDCQLARRAVRAAVGTR from the coding sequence ATGTACGCAGCATCGTCCTCCGTGTCCGCCCCGCCCCGGCCGCTGCGTCCCCGTCCGGGCGTCGGCGGCCCCCTCCTCGACCCCGCGCGTCCGCCGGCCCCCGTGCTCGGCGTGGGCCGGCCGCGGCGCGCCGCGGGGCTCGGCACACCACCCCTGAGCGGGAGGCTCGACCTGTCCGGCCCGCAGGGCGCGCCCCTGCGCACCGCCCTCGCCTCGGTGCAGCGGATCTGTCCGGAGTTCGCACCGGTCCAGGTGCTGCGCCGCAGCGGCCGCTCCGTGCTCCTGGTCGGCACGACCGGGCGCGCCACGGCGGTCGCCAAGTGCTTACTGGACCCGTCCCGCGAGTGGGCCGAGCGGTACCGGCACGAAATAGCGGTCTACCGCTCGTTCGTCCGGCACCGGCCCCCGGTCCGTGTGCCCCGGCTGATCGCGGCGGACCCTGACAACTGCACCCTCGTCATCGAGCGCGCGCCGGGCCGGGTGGCCGCGCTCCAGCGGCACCCGTCGCAGACGCCGCCGCGGGCGGACATCCGCGCGGCCCTCGGCGCGCTGTGCCGGCTGAACACCTGGCGGCCGCCCGCGGGGACGTTCGACGCCCCGCTGGACTACGCCGCCGAGATCGCCCGCTTCCACGAGCTGGGCCTGCTCACCGACCGCGACATGGGCGACCTCCAGAAGCTGCTGCACGGCATCGCGCACGCGGCGGGCCGGCAGGGCATGGCCCAGTTCTGCCACGGCGACGCGCTGCTCGCCAACATCCTGCTCTCCCCGGCCGGCCCGGTCCTGGTGGACTGGGAGCACGCGGGCTGGTACCTGCCGGGCTACGACCTGGCGACGCTGTGGTCCGTGCTCGGCCAGGCGCCCGAGGCCCGGCGGCAGATCAGCCAGCTCGCCCAGGCGGCCGGACCGGGGGCGCGGGACGCCTTCCTGGTGAACCTGATGCTGGTGCTGACCCGGGAGATCCGCACCTACGAGACGGCGGTGCAGCGCTCGATGCACGACCCGGCCCCGGCGGCACCGGGCATGCCCCACCCGGCCGCCGCCCCGGCCGGCGAGGAGCAGCGGCTGCTGCTGCGGCGGCTGCACGACGACTGCCAGCTGGCGCGCCGGGCCGTGCGCGCCGCGGTCGGCACCCGCTGA